The following are from one region of the Streptomyces tuirus genome:
- the mca gene encoding mycothiol conjugate amidase Mca: protein MTDQLRLMAVHAHPDDESSKGAATMAKYVSEGVDVLVVTCTGGERGSILNPKLQGDAYIEEHIHEVRKKEMDEAREILGVKQEWLGFVDSGLPEGDPLPPLPEGCFALEDVEHAAGELVRKIRAFRPQVITTYDENGGYPHPDHIMTHKISMVAFESAADTEKYPEAEYGPAYQPQKLYYNQGFNRPRTEALHQAMLDRGLESPYGDWLKRWEEFGMKQRTLTTHIPCAEFYEIRDKALIAHATQIDPDGGWFKVPMEIQKEVWPTEEYELAKALVDTSLPEDDLFAGIRDNA from the coding sequence TTGACTGACCAGTTGCGACTGATGGCCGTTCACGCACACCCCGACGACGAGTCGAGCAAGGGCGCGGCGACCATGGCGAAGTACGTGTCCGAGGGGGTGGACGTGCTGGTCGTGACCTGCACGGGCGGGGAACGCGGCTCCATCCTCAATCCGAAGCTTCAGGGTGACGCGTACATCGAGGAGCACATCCACGAGGTACGCAAGAAGGAGATGGACGAGGCCCGGGAGATCCTGGGCGTCAAGCAGGAGTGGCTCGGCTTCGTCGACTCGGGCCTGCCCGAGGGCGACCCGCTGCCGCCGCTGCCGGAGGGCTGCTTCGCCCTGGAGGACGTGGAGCACGCGGCCGGTGAGCTGGTGCGCAAGATCCGGGCCTTCCGTCCGCAGGTGATCACCACCTACGACGAGAACGGCGGCTACCCGCACCCCGACCACATCATGACCCACAAGATCTCCATGGTGGCGTTCGAGTCGGCCGCGGACACCGAGAAGTACCCGGAGGCGGAGTACGGCCCCGCCTACCAGCCGCAGAAGCTCTACTACAACCAGGGCTTCAACCGCCCGCGCACCGAGGCCCTGCACCAGGCGATGCTCGACCGAGGCCTGGAGTCCCCCTACGGGGACTGGCTCAAGCGCTGGGAGGAGTTCGGCATGAAGCAGCGGACGCTGACCACGCACATCCCCTGCGCCGAGTTCTACGAGATCCGTGACAAGGCGCTGATCGCCCACGCCACGCAGATCGACCCGGACGGCGGCTGGTTCAAGGTGCCCATGGAGATCCAGAAGGAGGTCTGGCCGACGGAGGAGTACGAGCTGGCGAAGGCCCTCGTCGATACCTCCCTCCCCGAGGACGACCTCTTCGCGGGCATCCGCGACAATGCCTGA
- a CDS encoding IS110 family RNA-guided transposase, producing MIDTGDIDVYLGLDVGKGEHHATALTPAGKKTFDRRLPNSEPKLREVFAKLQAKHGTVLVIVDQVASIGALPLTVARELGCHVAYLPGLTMRRIADLYPGEAKTDAKDAFIIADAARAMPHTLRSVDLDDETIAELQMLVGFDDDLAAEATRLSNRLRGLFTQIHPHLERVLGPRMQHPAVLRLLDQFGSPAQIRKAGRRRLVTLIRPKAPRMAERLIDDVFSALDEQTVVVPGTDAAALIVPSLASSLQAVLDQRKLLAHRIEELLEAHPLSKVLMSMPGIGIRTGARILIDVGDGTAFPSAAHLAAYAGLAPATRTSGSSIRGEQPSRRGNKQLKRAFFLSAFAALADPASRTYYDKKIAQGKHHTQAILCLARRRADVLFAMLRDGTFYQPPTPTTP from the coding sequence GTGATCGACACCGGCGACATCGACGTCTACCTCGGCCTGGACGTCGGCAAGGGCGAACACCACGCCACCGCGCTCACCCCGGCCGGGAAGAAGACCTTCGACCGTAGACTGCCCAACAGCGAACCCAAACTCCGCGAGGTCTTCGCCAAACTGCAGGCCAAGCACGGCACCGTTCTCGTCATCGTCGACCAGGTCGCCTCCATCGGCGCCCTGCCGCTGACCGTCGCCCGCGAGCTCGGCTGCCATGTCGCCTATCTGCCCGGCCTGACCATGCGGCGGATCGCCGACCTCTACCCCGGCGAGGCAAAGACCGACGCGAAGGACGCGTTCATCATCGCCGACGCCGCCCGGGCAATGCCTCACACGCTGCGGTCGGTCGACCTCGACGACGAGACGATCGCCGAGCTGCAGATGCTCGTCGGCTTCGACGACGACCTCGCCGCCGAAGCGACTCGCCTGTCCAACCGGCTGCGGGGCCTGTTCACGCAGATCCACCCGCATCTGGAACGGGTCCTGGGCCCGCGCATGCAGCACCCGGCCGTGCTCAGGCTGCTGGACCAGTTCGGCTCGCCGGCCCAGATCCGCAAGGCCGGACGCCGACGGCTCGTCACCCTGATCCGGCCGAAGGCGCCCAGGATGGCCGAACGGCTGATCGACGACGTGTTCTCCGCGCTGGACGAACAGACCGTCGTCGTCCCGGGCACGGATGCGGCCGCGCTGATCGTCCCCAGCCTCGCCTCCTCGCTCCAGGCCGTGCTCGACCAGCGCAAACTGCTGGCCCACCGGATCGAGGAACTCCTGGAGGCCCACCCTCTTTCCAAGGTCCTGATGTCCATGCCCGGCATCGGCATCAGGACCGGAGCCCGCATCCTCATCGACGTCGGTGACGGCACCGCGTTCCCGTCCGCCGCCCACCTCGCCGCCTACGCCGGCCTCGCTCCGGCGACCCGGACCTCCGGGTCCTCCATCCGCGGGGAACAGCCCTCACGGAGAGGAAACAAGCAGCTCAAACGCGCCTTCTTCCTCTCCGCGTTCGCCGCACTGGCCGACCCGGCCTCCCGCACCTACTACGACAAGAAGATCGCCCAGGGAAAGCACCACACCCAGGCCATCCTCTGCCTCGCCCGACGCCGAGCCGACGTGCTCTTCGCGATGCTCCGCGACGGCACCTTCTACCAACCACCAACCCCGACCACCCCTTGA
- a CDS encoding tetratricopeptide repeat protein, with protein sequence MRDSHRVEAERLLARAVEEEVRRSGGRSDGNVLLARARGGLDTMAQSAREEYEAYTRALDEAAAGQLTFGQRYAREGAGTPLLVAGVAAVAAVVADMALGTGTGTALGAGVTVGVVGAAATVVKVVGSHVPAASRRAGAVSQPGGPEQLRLQWLTALEVRGIRPFLDQQRVLAASTGPKKTAPRLRGADKSAAARGRNVLEQSFAQLPGPAEPFAGRRHELAQIRQWVQSARASTDTQPTVVVLHGTPGSGRTTLAVHATHDLKDYFRGACVVDLRADGPGESPLPTRDALLHLLNRLGAPREQLLFRERSSPDQQVKRLSELYHQHLTGLPVTVVLDDASDPEQIRALVPERSDSLVLVTARGPLELEGLPARVHQLAVAPLDAAGAEELLGAAAQDRSGPYDAESADRVRELCGGLPLALRIAGSCLGPRSPRALATDLEAYGPVEPVERALWLRYTDQPETVRRLLRRLALAGRASLGAAAAAALLATDEAEAKRHLEVLTRAGLIDHVRGDRYRLHDLVRSFAQARLLDEEDPAERTAAQERLIVNYAELADSVLRMVDGNMSTRTNRFSPYGFTSLDEALRWLDDESSFITAALRHAEGVDQAAVLNLLGALCDYCLLRGDLYRLGEISELAQAVDEGLLVRSVQWRTGIAARQLGELDKARTTLASVVDLYREAHHDAGAARALCSLGITLHHQGNLTEASAKLREALALQSSPELATDRAWTMHALAAVERDRARVTEALDLLTESLVLHRAGESVHGQAWAHFQLGQLGLRMGDVPRAEAELRAALELYGRTRDARGEAWALTQLARALLVAGDASPAVEELRGAAARHRDNEDARGEAWTLYYLGQALEETGDLDQAVRELERARTMFSRMRDVYGLACARHHSARVTRDQRAAQTGSLRNSGFARQLLVDARADFQRIGVAHGEAWTCLELAVVDAGNARTQQALTLCDAAIELFASYGDRRGEDWARFLRCTLLPYAAPGGMEVGTAVAQEELTQLSRTSHDLRDRKLDDYLDAYRLLLERGVTLEAGWQAWRLGMVPNRHAREVMGVAVESKA encoded by the coding sequence ATGCGGGACAGTCATCGGGTGGAGGCCGAGCGGCTGTTGGCGCGGGCCGTCGAGGAGGAGGTGCGCCGCTCGGGCGGGCGCAGCGACGGGAACGTGCTGCTCGCGCGGGCGCGCGGAGGGCTCGACACGATGGCGCAGAGCGCGCGCGAGGAGTACGAGGCCTACACGCGCGCCCTGGACGAGGCGGCGGCCGGGCAGCTGACCTTCGGGCAGCGTTACGCCCGGGAGGGTGCCGGGACACCGCTGCTGGTGGCCGGCGTGGCGGCGGTCGCGGCCGTGGTCGCCGACATGGCGCTGGGCACGGGGACCGGGACCGCCCTCGGGGCGGGTGTGACGGTCGGTGTCGTAGGGGCGGCGGCGACGGTGGTGAAGGTGGTCGGGTCGCATGTGCCGGCCGCGAGCCGTCGCGCCGGGGCCGTCAGCCAGCCCGGCGGGCCCGAACAGTTGCGGCTCCAGTGGCTGACGGCGCTGGAGGTGCGGGGCATCCGGCCGTTCCTGGACCAGCAGCGAGTGCTCGCCGCCTCGACCGGGCCGAAGAAGACGGCACCACGGCTGCGGGGCGCGGACAAGAGCGCGGCGGCGCGCGGGCGCAACGTGCTGGAGCAGTCCTTCGCACAGCTCCCCGGGCCGGCGGAGCCGTTCGCCGGTCGGCGGCACGAGCTGGCGCAGATCCGGCAGTGGGTGCAGTCGGCCCGGGCGAGCACGGACACGCAGCCGACCGTGGTCGTGCTGCACGGCACGCCCGGCAGCGGCCGTACGACGCTCGCGGTGCACGCCACGCACGATCTGAAGGACTACTTCCGCGGTGCCTGCGTCGTCGACCTGCGCGCCGACGGACCGGGCGAGTCCCCGCTGCCGACCCGCGACGCCCTGCTGCATCTGCTGAACCGGCTCGGCGCACCCCGCGAGCAGCTGCTGTTCCGTGAGCGCTCCTCCCCCGACCAGCAGGTCAAGCGGCTGAGCGAGTTGTACCACCAGCATCTGACGGGCCTGCCGGTCACGGTCGTCCTCGACGACGCCTCGGACCCCGAGCAGATCCGCGCCCTGGTCCCGGAGCGGTCCGACAGCCTGGTGCTGGTGACCGCGCGGGGCCCGCTGGAGCTGGAGGGCCTGCCCGCGCGGGTGCACCAGCTGGCGGTCGCACCCCTGGACGCCGCGGGCGCGGAGGAGCTGCTGGGCGCGGCGGCGCAGGATCGTTCCGGGCCGTACGACGCGGAGTCCGCGGACCGGGTCCGGGAGCTGTGCGGCGGGCTGCCGCTGGCACTGCGCATCGCCGGCTCGTGCCTCGGCCCCCGCTCGCCCCGCGCCCTGGCCACCGACCTCGAGGCCTACGGCCCGGTCGAGCCGGTGGAGCGCGCCCTGTGGCTGCGCTACACCGACCAGCCGGAGACCGTACGGCGGCTGCTGCGCCGGCTGGCCCTGGCCGGACGGGCCTCGCTCGGGGCCGCGGCGGCCGCCGCGCTGCTGGCCACGGACGAGGCGGAGGCCAAGCGCCATCTGGAGGTCCTGACCCGGGCCGGTCTGATCGACCACGTCCGGGGCGACCGCTACCGGCTGCACGACCTGGTCCGTTCCTTCGCCCAGGCCCGCCTCCTCGACGAGGAGGATCCGGCCGAGCGAACGGCGGCGCAGGAGCGGCTGATCGTGAACTACGCCGAGCTGGCCGACTCGGTGCTGCGGATGGTCGACGGCAACATGTCGACCCGCACCAACCGCTTCAGCCCGTACGGCTTCACCTCCCTGGACGAGGCGCTGCGCTGGCTGGACGACGAGTCGAGCTTCATCACGGCGGCGCTGCGGCATGCCGAGGGCGTGGACCAGGCGGCGGTGCTGAATCTGCTGGGCGCGCTGTGCGACTACTGCCTGCTGCGCGGCGACCTCTACCGCCTGGGCGAGATCAGCGAGCTGGCGCAGGCGGTGGACGAGGGGCTGCTGGTCCGCTCGGTGCAGTGGCGCACCGGCATCGCGGCACGGCAGCTGGGCGAGCTGGACAAGGCCCGCACGACCCTCGCCTCGGTCGTCGACCTCTACCGCGAGGCCCACCACGACGCGGGTGCCGCCCGCGCGCTGTGCTCCCTCGGCATCACCCTGCACCACCAGGGCAATCTCACGGAGGCATCGGCGAAGCTCCGCGAGGCCCTCGCCCTGCAGTCCTCGCCCGAGCTGGCGACGGACCGGGCGTGGACCATGCACGCCCTGGCGGCGGTGGAACGGGACCGGGCCCGGGTCACGGAGGCGCTGGACCTGCTGACCGAGTCGCTGGTGCTGCACCGGGCGGGCGAGTCGGTGCACGGCCAGGCGTGGGCGCACTTCCAGCTCGGCCAGCTGGGCCTGCGCATGGGCGATGTCCCGCGCGCCGAGGCGGAGCTGCGGGCGGCCCTGGAGCTGTACGGGCGCACCCGTGACGCCCGGGGCGAGGCCTGGGCCCTGACACAGCTGGCCCGGGCGCTGCTGGTCGCGGGGGACGCTTCCCCGGCGGTGGAGGAGCTGCGCGGAGCGGCCGCCCGGCACCGCGACAACGAGGACGCGCGCGGTGAGGCGTGGACGCTGTACTACCTGGGCCAGGCCCTGGAGGAGACGGGCGATCTCGATCAGGCCGTCCGCGAGCTGGAGCGCGCCCGCACGATGTTCTCCCGGATGCGGGACGTCTACGGCCTGGCCTGCGCCCGCCACCACTCGGCCCGCGTCACCCGCGACCAGCGGGCGGCCCAGACCGGCTCCCTGCGCAACTCGGGCTTCGCCCGGCAGCTGCTGGTCGACGCCCGGGCCGACTTCCAGCGCATCGGCGTCGCCCACGGCGAGGCCTGGACGTGCCTGGAACTGGCGGTCGTGGACGCGGGCAACGCCCGCACCCAGCAGGCGCTGACCCTGTGCGACGCGGCGATCGAGCTGTTCGCCTCCTACGGCGACCGCCGGGGCGAGGACTGGGCCCGCTTCCTGCGCTGCACGCTCCTGCCCTACGCGGCCCCGGGCGGCATGGAGGTGGGTACGGCGGTGGCCCAGGAGGAACTGACCCAGCTGTCCCGCACGAGCCACGACCTGCGCGACCGGAAACTGGACGACTACCTCGACGCGTACCGGCTGCTCCTGGAACGCGGCGTCACCCTGGAGGCGGGCTGGCAGGCCTGGCGCCTCGGCATGGTGCCGAACCGCCACGCACGCGAGGTGATGGGGGTGGCGGTGGAGTCGAAGGCCTAG
- a CDS encoding 5'-methylthioadenosine/S-adenosylhomocysteine nucleosidase family protein, producing the protein MPKGPVVILTALNLEYQAVSQRLAGLQVHHHERGTRFEVGTVRGTSCRVALGLTNKGNHSAAVIAERAIQEFSPVAVVFVGVAGALWDATRLGDVVMASHVYAYHGGTSEDDGLKARPRAWEAPHGISQVASHLARLDDWADPTPGHEDGPQVRFGAIAAGEIVQNSRLSAEAKWIRQHYNDALAIEMEAAGVAQAGHLSGAPVAIVRGISDRADGTKKSSEDRHWQPRAAANAAAFAIRLAVELMREQEETAMPQDDMAPSADRFDRGVSNTVHNSTVGIMAGSVTGSSVRMNAAPKASGPTDLITELNSFRNQLGWHRTEGVLDEDSYREALTDLDSALRSAGEHTPESSKRTVMTLKRLRGLVAECPALVATLAPMVAAAGDLA; encoded by the coding sequence ATGCCGAAAGGCCCGGTGGTGATTCTCACCGCCCTCAATCTTGAATATCAGGCCGTGAGCCAGAGGCTGGCAGGTCTTCAGGTGCATCACCATGAGCGCGGTACCCGGTTCGAAGTGGGCACCGTACGCGGCACATCGTGCCGCGTAGCACTCGGCCTGACCAACAAGGGGAACCATTCCGCGGCGGTGATCGCAGAACGCGCGATCCAGGAATTCTCGCCAGTGGCCGTGGTGTTCGTCGGCGTCGCCGGCGCCCTGTGGGACGCCACCAGGCTGGGTGACGTGGTGATGGCGTCACACGTGTACGCCTACCACGGCGGGACCAGCGAGGACGACGGGCTCAAAGCCCGCCCCCGAGCGTGGGAAGCGCCGCACGGCATCAGTCAGGTCGCGTCACACCTGGCCCGTCTTGACGACTGGGCCGACCCGACCCCCGGTCACGAGGATGGACCGCAGGTGCGTTTCGGAGCGATCGCCGCCGGCGAGATCGTCCAGAACTCGCGGCTCTCGGCCGAGGCGAAATGGATCAGACAGCACTACAACGACGCACTCGCCATCGAGATGGAGGCGGCCGGTGTGGCCCAAGCCGGCCATCTCAGCGGAGCGCCGGTGGCCATCGTCCGGGGGATCAGCGACCGGGCGGACGGCACAAAGAAGAGCTCGGAGGACCGCCACTGGCAGCCGCGGGCCGCGGCGAACGCTGCGGCGTTCGCCATCCGATTGGCAGTGGAACTGATGCGCGAGCAGGAGGAGACCGCAATGCCCCAGGATGACATGGCCCCTTCGGCCGATCGGTTCGATCGGGGCGTCAGCAACACCGTCCACAACAGCACCGTCGGCATCATGGCCGGCTCAGTCACGGGCAGCAGTGTCCGCATGAACGCGGCCCCGAAGGCATCCGGCCCGACGGACCTGATCACGGAACTGAACAGCTTCCGCAATCAGCTGGGGTGGCACCGCACCGAAGGCGTCCTCGACGAGGACAGCTACCGGGAGGCCCTGACCGATCTCGACTCCGCCCTCCGGTCGGCCGGGGAGCACACCCCTGAATCGTCGAAACGGACGGTCATGACGCTCAAGAGGCTACGTGGACTGGTCGCGGAGTGCCCCGCGCTGGTGGCAACGTTGGCCCCCATGGTTGCTGCGGCGGGTGACCTGGCATGA
- a CDS encoding NUDIX hydrolase has protein sequence MQDEAWSPPAVLLTVDLVILTLRESRLHVLLVERGEDPFRGMLALPGGFLSHDGEEILDAAHRELREETALTSDSVHLEQLNVYGSSGRDPRGRVVSVAHLAIAPGLPDPVAGTDATDAAWIPAEAVLSGEVALAFDHRRIAADAIERARTKIEFSALATAFCGESFTIAELQQVYEAVWGTPLDTRNFYRKVQAAKGFIVPAGTDRRTTKGRPARLYRAGPNTVLFPPLIRPTPSETEENTRGEEE, from the coding sequence ATGCAAGATGAGGCATGGTCACCGCCTGCTGTCCTACTGACGGTCGATCTCGTGATCCTGACGCTGCGCGAGAGTCGTCTGCATGTCCTCTTGGTGGAGCGGGGCGAGGACCCCTTCCGGGGCATGCTCGCGCTGCCCGGAGGATTCCTCAGCCACGATGGCGAGGAGATCCTGGACGCCGCCCACCGCGAACTGCGTGAGGAAACGGCGCTGACCTCCGACTCGGTGCACCTTGAACAGTTGAACGTGTACGGAAGCTCGGGTCGCGACCCGCGGGGCCGAGTCGTCTCGGTAGCTCACCTGGCGATCGCACCAGGGCTGCCCGACCCTGTCGCGGGGACGGACGCCACCGACGCCGCGTGGATTCCCGCAGAAGCCGTCCTGTCCGGCGAGGTTGCCCTCGCCTTCGACCACCGTCGAATCGCCGCGGACGCGATCGAACGCGCGCGCACCAAGATCGAATTCTCAGCGCTGGCGACTGCGTTCTGCGGGGAAAGCTTCACCATCGCAGAGCTTCAGCAGGTGTACGAGGCCGTCTGGGGCACCCCACTCGACACCCGCAATTTCTATCGAAAGGTCCAAGCCGCGAAGGGATTCATCGTCCCCGCCGGCACGGACCGCAGGACCACGAAAGGACGGCCCGCACGGCTGTACCGGGCCGGCCCGAACACCGTGCTGTTCCCACCGCTGATCCGACCCACGCCATCTGAGACGGAAGAGAACACGAGAGGGGAAGAGGAGTAG
- a CDS encoding recombinase family protein, giving the protein MREDHATLVGLGLSPEELEALGLDKPATAEPSGLMDAYLRRSNKKEDLATLRGHVRDVVRWAQTNSLQIRHVWFEQLSASKSYVRRREFEKATQAIMDGKSKTLGVWKTDRFDRRGMGAVGRMLDEFDRRQSRLVSVSEGLDSSQGGRMVFAILSERAREEAKDIAKRVKIGHDSHKAEGRRGTGRPPFGLYSAPGSGKVEPHPDEYGTARRLADLLLDRRTTKDTAHQLNEEGYRTRSGATWSPTAVSKLAQSPLFAGMVPVRRRKTDEHGNHLDSWEGYGEPLRDERGEVVFCGKGVVTPGEWFKIKALIAERTDDRWAKGKPEAKYLGTGSYRCGRLRDKEGTGELEPCGGSMSHRGGRYRCEVRQTRGKAICEGVVTLADRIDHAVGQAWIHHITALEPGDPVVIEIARRWLAFADPETQAKKDEAQKALEAAQRRVKKLEDDFYVYGKMDEERFEELSEGQRAVIESTTETLDALDAEVDLSPLTQVATLRGAWEAADMADRRMLLKCALGKKGVLVKPAARQGDHTPILERLEFDWLSKKDTTIKK; this is encoded by the coding sequence GTGCGCGAGGATCACGCGACGCTGGTCGGGTTGGGGCTCAGCCCTGAGGAACTGGAAGCCCTGGGACTGGACAAGCCCGCGACGGCGGAGCCGTCCGGACTCATGGATGCCTACCTGCGACGAAGCAACAAGAAGGAAGACCTGGCCACGTTGCGGGGGCACGTGCGAGACGTGGTGCGATGGGCTCAGACCAACAGCCTTCAGATCCGGCACGTCTGGTTCGAGCAGCTCTCAGCCTCCAAGTCCTACGTGCGACGTCGCGAGTTCGAGAAGGCCACACAAGCGATCATGGACGGTAAGTCCAAGACGCTCGGCGTGTGGAAGACAGACCGCTTCGACCGGCGTGGCATGGGGGCGGTGGGCCGGATGCTCGATGAGTTCGACCGTCGGCAATCGCGGCTCGTTTCCGTTTCCGAGGGGCTGGACTCATCACAGGGTGGCCGCATGGTCTTCGCGATCCTGAGCGAACGCGCCAGGGAGGAAGCGAAGGACATAGCGAAGCGCGTGAAGATCGGCCATGACTCGCACAAGGCGGAAGGCCGAAGAGGAACGGGTAGGCCCCCGTTCGGTCTCTACAGTGCCCCTGGAAGCGGCAAGGTCGAACCCCATCCCGACGAGTACGGCACGGCTCGCAGACTGGCGGATCTGCTGCTCGACAGGAGGACGACGAAGGACACGGCCCACCAACTCAATGAGGAGGGGTACCGGACCCGGAGCGGTGCCACCTGGTCGCCCACGGCGGTGAGCAAGCTGGCTCAGTCCCCGCTCTTCGCGGGCATGGTTCCGGTCCGGCGGCGCAAGACGGACGAGCACGGCAACCACTTGGACAGTTGGGAGGGGTACGGCGAGCCTCTGCGCGACGAGAGGGGCGAAGTCGTCTTCTGTGGCAAGGGGGTTGTGACGCCGGGCGAGTGGTTCAAGATCAAGGCCCTCATCGCAGAACGGACCGATGACCGGTGGGCGAAGGGGAAGCCGGAAGCGAAGTACCTGGGGACGGGGAGCTATCGATGCGGGCGGCTGCGGGACAAGGAGGGCACGGGCGAGCTTGAACCGTGTGGCGGCTCGATGAGCCATCGTGGCGGACGCTACCGGTGCGAGGTCCGGCAAACGCGGGGCAAAGCGATTTGCGAGGGAGTGGTGACCCTCGCCGACCGCATCGACCATGCGGTCGGACAGGCTTGGATCCACCACATCACCGCCCTTGAGCCCGGTGACCCGGTGGTCATCGAAATAGCCCGCCGGTGGCTTGCATTCGCGGACCCCGAAACGCAGGCGAAGAAGGACGAGGCTCAGAAGGCCCTTGAGGCGGCCCAGCGTCGTGTGAAGAAGCTCGAAGACGACTTCTACGTGTACGGGAAGATGGACGAAGAGCGCTTCGAGGAACTGAGCGAAGGGCAGCGCGCCGTCATCGAGAGCACCACCGAGACCCTTGACGCGTTGGACGCGGAGGTAGACCTATCGCCGCTCACCCAGGTTGCCACCCTGCGTGGGGCATGGGAAGCGGCGGACATGGCGGACAGGCGGATGCTCCTGAAGTGCGCCCTTGGAAAGAAGGGCGTCCTGGTCAAGCCCGCCGCACGTCAGGGGGATCACACCCCGATCCTGGAACGGCTTGAGTTCGACTGGCTGTCGAAGAAGGACACAACCATCAAGAAGTGA
- a CDS encoding DUF7848 domain-containing protein, with product MGCGESSAPQGDPGATQDWALMHTAAPRPQPLPA from the coding sequence ATCGGGTGCGGCGAGTCGTCCGCGCCGCAGGGTGATCCCGGGGCCACCCAAGATTGGGCGCTGATGCATACGGCTGCACCCCGGCCACAACCTCTTCCGGCATGA